The stretch of DNA GTGCTAAGTACAACGAAGAGCCTTCAACATTTGCAGCCTTGGCTTATGATTCAGTTCACCTTGTAGCAAACGCAGCAAAAGGTGCTAAAAATTCAGGTGAGATTAAGGATAATCTTGCTAAAACAAAAGACTTTGAAGGTGTAACTGGTCAAACAAGCTTCGATGCAGACCACAATACAGTTAAAACTGCTTACATGATGACCATGAACAATGGTAAGGTTGAAGCAGCAGAAGTTGTAAAACCATAATAGAAAAATGTTGAAATAGGGAATGAGACTCGGACTCACTCCCTGTTTCGATGTTTAAGAACCTATCAAAAAGTGAGGGAAAACCCTCGAAATTATATAGAAAGAGTGAATCTTATGCTCCAACAACTTGTAAATGGTTTGATTCTAGGTAGTGTATATGCACTGTTAGCCCTAGGGTATACCATGGTTTACGGAATTATCAAGCTCATCAACTTCGCCCACGGTGATATTTATATGATGGGAGCCTTTATCGGTTATTTCTTGATTAATTCTTTCCAAATGAATTTCTTTGTAGCGCTTATTGTAGCGATGTTAGCGACAGCCATTCTTGGTGTCGTGATTGAGTTCCTTGCTTACCGACCTTTGCGTCACTCTACGCGTATTGCTGTTTTGATTACAGCTATTGGGGTTTCTTTCCTATTGGAGTATGGGATGGTCTATCTGGTTGGTGCCAATACCCGTGCCTTCCCTCAAGCGATTCAAACAGTTCGCTATGATTTGGGACCAATCAGCTTAACAAATGTGCAGTTAATGATCTTGGCCATTTCCTTGATTTTGATGATTTTGTTACAAGTCATTGTCCAAAAAACAAAGATGGGGAAAGCCATGCGTGCTGTATCTGTAGATAGCGATGCGGCACAATTGATGGGGATCAATGTAAACCGTACTATCAGCTTTACCTTTGCTTTGGGTTCAGCTCTTGCTGGTGCAGCTGGTGTTCTGATTGCCCTCTATTATAACTCTCTTGATCCTTTGATGGGGGTTACTCCAGGTCTTAAGTCTTTCGTTGCCGCAGTACTTGGTGGTATCGGGATTATTCCTGGTGCGGCTCTTGGTGGTTTTGTGATTGGTTTATTGGAAACTTTTGCGACAGCCTTTGGAATGTCAGACTTCCGTGATGCCATTGTTTATGGAATCCTGTTGTTGATCTTGATTGTCCGCCCAGCAGGTATTCTTGGTAAAAATGTGAAAGAGAAGGTGTAAACGATGAAGGAAAATTTAAAAGTTAATATTCTATGGTTACTCCTTTTATTAGCTGGCTATGGCTTGATTAGTGTACTGGTTTCAGTCGGAGTACTCAACCTATTCTATGTACAGATTTTACAACAAATTGGAATTAATATTATTTTGGCTGTTGGTCTCAACTTAATCGTTGGTTTTTCAGGACAATTTTCACTTGGGCATGCTGGTTTCATGGCGATTGGTGCCTATGCCGCTGCTATTATTGGATCTAAATCACCAACCTACGGTGCCTTCTTTGGAGCTATGCTGATAGGGGCTTTGCTTTCAGGAGCAGTTGCCTTGCTTGTCGGAATTCCAACCTTGCGCTTGAAGGGGGATTACCTTGCGGTGGCGACTCTAGGTGTTTCTGAAATTATCCGTATCTTTATCATCAATGGTGGAAGCCTTACAAATGGTGCGGCAGGTATCTTGGGAATTCCTAACTTTACAACTTGGCAAATGGTATACTTCTTTGTCGTGATTACAACCATTGCAACCTTGAACTTCTTGCGTAGTCCAATTGGTCGTTCAACCCTCTCCGTTCGTGAAGATGAAATCGCTGCAGAGTCAGTCGGTGTTAATACAACTAAAATTAAAATCATCGCTTTTGTCTTTGGTGCCATTACTGCAAGTATTGCAGGGTCACTTCAGGCAGGATTTATCGGGTCTGTTGTACCGAAAGATTACACATTCATTAACTCAATCAACGTATTGATTATTGTTGTATTTGGTGGACTTGGTTCCATTACAGGTGCGATTGTTTCAGCTATTGTCCTTGGAATTTTGAATATGCTTCTCCAAGATGTTGCTAGCGTGCGTATGATTATCTACGCTTTGGCCTTGGTATTGGTAATGATTTTCAGACCAGGTGGACTCCTTGGAACATGGGAATTGAGCCTATCACGTTTCTTTAAAAAATCTAAGAAGGAGGAACAAAACTAATGGCATTACTTGAAGTAAAACAGTTAACCAAACATTTTGGCGGTCTAACAGCTGTTGGAGATGTGACTCTTGAATTGAACGAAGGGGAACTGGTTGGATTAATCGGTCCAAA from Streptococcus mitis encodes:
- a CDS encoding branched-chain amino acid ABC transporter permease produces the protein MLQQLVNGLILGSVYALLALGYTMVYGIIKLINFAHGDIYMMGAFIGYFLINSFQMNFFVALIVAMLATAILGVVIEFLAYRPLRHSTRIAVLITAIGVSFLLEYGMVYLVGANTRAFPQAIQTVRYDLGPISLTNVQLMILAISLILMILLQVIVQKTKMGKAMRAVSVDSDAAQLMGINVNRTISFTFALGSALAGAAGVLIALYYNSLDPLMGVTPGLKSFVAAVLGGIGIIPGAALGGFVIGLLETFATAFGMSDFRDAIVYGILLLILIVRPAGILGKNVKEKV
- a CDS encoding branched-chain amino acid ABC transporter permease, producing the protein MKENLKVNILWLLLLLAGYGLISVLVSVGVLNLFYVQILQQIGINIILAVGLNLIVGFSGQFSLGHAGFMAIGAYAAAIIGSKSPTYGAFFGAMLIGALLSGAVALLVGIPTLRLKGDYLAVATLGVSEIIRIFIINGGSLTNGAAGILGIPNFTTWQMVYFFVVITTIATLNFLRSPIGRSTLSVREDEIAAESVGVNTTKIKIIAFVFGAITASIAGSLQAGFIGSVVPKDYTFINSINVLIIVVFGGLGSITGAIVSAIVLGILNMLLQDVASVRMIIYALALVLVMIFRPGGLLGTWELSLSRFFKKSKKEEQN